The sequence CGCTTCGGTCTGTTCAATAATAATATACCCGCCTGATTTGAGCCAGACTTTCTGTTTCAGTGCCCGGGTGATGTCTCCTTCAATATTGTACGCGTCAAAAATGGGCTCTTTGTCCTGGTACAGCTCAACGGAAAGGTTAACATCGGGCATCAGTTTTTTTAAAAAATTCTGGACGCTGTCATATTCTGTTTTTGAATCAATGACCAGTTTGTCCGCCTCATTGGCCAGAAGATCCCTGACAGCCCGGAAGGTGGCATTAAGATCTTTATAAACCAGGGCGGTGGCTGATATGGTCCGGTTTTTATCCTGGATATCCTGCCAGGTATTGTTTAAAAAATCGATCTCTTTTGACAATGTGACGTCATCGATATCCTTAGCCTGGGTCCTGAAAATGTAGCCGAAATTATTTTTCCGCAGTCCTTTGAGCATGTCCCGCAGCCGGGCCCGTTCTGTTTCGTCCGTGATCCGCCTGGAAATGCCGATGTGATCCACCGTGGGCATAAGCACCATATACCTGCCGGCCAGGGAAATATGGGTAGTGACCCGCGGACCCTTGGATCCGATGGATGATTTTGCCACCTGGACCAGGATTTCCTGGCCTTCCACAAGAAGTCCTTGGATGGCGCATTCAGGTGCGGGTGGTTTCCATGACTCGGATTCTTGGTCCATGTCATCAACAGCCGGTTCATCATCATCCTGCTCTTCTGCATCCGCGTCCTGTTCCAGTTGTCTGCACAGCTTAAGACTGGCCGAATCCAGCACATCATCCACATAGAGGAATGCAGCCTGGTCAAATCCGATATCCACAAAGGCCGCCTGCATACCCGGAAGTACCCGCTGTACCCTGCCTTTATATATGTTTCCTGAAATACTTGTGTCATCCCTGCGTTCATTAAAAACTTCAACTATGGTCCCGTTTTCCAGCAGGGCGACCCGGGTTTCATGGGGAGCACAATTGACAACAAGTTCTTTGAGCATAATAAATCCTTAGTGTTTGAACGAAAAGTCACCCATCTGCGGCGTTGCAAAAAAAAATGTACCAAATCATGAAGGTCGGGCCTCACATACATTAGTATGCTCCGGTTTTAAATTTTTTTTGCGCATTGCATCTGGGCAACTTTTCGCCCAAACACGGGTTTCCGTTCAGGTATTCCTTTAGTTACTCTTCAGTTTTTTTATTCTTGCATCCGTTACTGCTGTATCATCAAGACCAAATCCTTTGGTCAGAATTTCTGTCGGCCTGATAATGCGTGCATTATAGGGTGTCAACGTCATTTCAAGGCGGATAGGGGAAATCAGCCGGACGGATGAAAGCGCTTTTCGCAAATCTGTTTTTCGAATTTTACCCTTTTTGCTCATATCTTCAACCATAAATTCGGACAGGGCCAGAAACCGGTCCAGTTCAGGTTGGCGGATACAGGGTTCTGCAAATGAAATCTGATAGGTGTCCCGGGGTGTCGGGGGTTGCGGTGATTTACGGAAAAGTGCGCAGTCTGTAACCTCAATGCCCCGTGGCAGTTGCTCGTTCAGGTCAGGCATAATCCTGTGGGGCTTCAATCCTTTTTCAAGATAGATGTAAAGACTTTCCTCTTCGCTTTCCATTCCTAAAGGCAGGGCCGTTGCAAAGGACATGCGCATGGATGGATTAAACCCCTTGGAGTATTTTACGGCAAAGCCTGTGCGCTTGACGGCTCGCTGGAAAATGGTGGCCATTTCCAGATGCCCGAAAAATCTGGCGTCTTCCAGTTTGGAAAATTTCAATTCGTATTTGATAAACGCCTCGTCCGGTAGGCGGTCCGACTGCCCGTTTGGTTTTTTTTCTGATTTTTTATCCAGGCTTTGCTCTGAAAGCGCTTCCTGGTCGGCATTGTTTTTTTGAACCACAGGTGCAATGGTTTTAAAGTTGCAAATGCCGCACCCGGTGCAGGCATCCTCCCGGCAGTCCGGCGTGAGGGCCATCTCTTCAGCTTTTTTGAATTCGCTTTCCAGGAACGATTTTTTAATCCCGGAATCAATGTGATCCCAGGGCAGTGGCTCACCAGGCGCTCTTTGACGGGAGGTATAAAAGGCAGGATCAATGCCTGTGGCCTCAAGGGCCTGTTCCCACAGGCTGAAATTGAAATGGTCACTCCATCCGTCCAGACGGCATCCCAGTTCAAAGGCCTTGACCAGTAAAGGCGACAGGGCCCGGTCTCCCCTGGACCATACCCCTTCTAAAAGACTCATCTTGGGATCCTGCCATTTCAGCTTGACCTTGGGATGCCTCAGATTGTCCTTCAGGTACTGCAGTTTTTCAAGGGTCTGATCCAGGGTCATTTGGGCATGATTTTGGAATGGGGTGTGGGATTTGGGGATAAAGCAGGTCGCAGATACATTGATCATCTGTTTTCCCTTGGTATAGGTAGAGGCCAGGCGCTGGGAAAAATCTGCAATACCCTGGATGTCATCCATCTGTTCAAAGGGAAGGCCTGTCATAAAGTACAGCTTGATGTTTTTCCAGCCCAGGGACAGGGCGTTTTCAACGGTTTTTGCAATACTGTCTTCGGTGAGGTTCTTGTTGATGATGTCCCGCAGGCGCTGGGTCCCGGCTTCGGGTGCAATGGTAAAACCGGTTTTACGGACACTTTTGATCAGCTCCATGAGCTGGGGCGTCAGTTTTTCCGCCCGGATGGACGGCAGGCTGATGGCATTACACTGGCCTTGACTCAGCAACAAAAGCGCTTCCATTAATGCCGGCAGTTGTGAATAATCTCCGGTGCTCAAAGACAGCAGGGAAATGTCCGAGTAGCCCGTGGTTGCCAGGGAGGCCTTGGCTATTTCAAGGAGGTCTTCCAGGCTTCGTTCCCTTACAGGTCTGTAAATCATTCCGGCCTGGCAGAATCGGCATCCCCTGGAGCATCCCCGGGCAATTTCCAGGCGCAGACGGTCATGAACCGGTTTTCCAAAGGGCACGATGGGTGAAATGGGAAAATCGGCAAAGGTCAGTTCCGGCAGGATGGCCCGTTTGATACGGGAATAGTCCTCATACAGCGGGGTCAGAATCTGGTGGCCGTCGCTATCCCGGGATACGGTAAAAAAAGACGGCACATACACGCCCTCAATCCGGGAGAGCATCCTGAGCAAGGTCTTTTTTTTGCCATCACCCTCCTTTTTAAACGCAATAACGGTATCTGCCACCTGGGTGATGACCTGTTCCCCGTCCCCGATGATAAAGGCATCGAAAAAATCAGCTAACGGCTCGGGGTTAAAGGCACAGGGGCCGCCGGCAATGATCAAAGGAAAGTTGTCATCCCGCTGATCCGCGTAAAAGGGGATTCCGGATAGATCAAACAGGGTCAGAATATTGGTGAAATTGAGTTCATACAAAAGGCTGACGCCGATGATATCGAAACGGTCAAGCGGGGTCCGGGTCTCCATGGAGAGACAGGGGACCTTTTTTTCCCGCATCAGGGCTTCCATATCCGGGGCCGGGGCAAAGAACCGTTCTGCTGCAATATCGTCCCGTTTGTTCAGAATAGAATAAAGGATTTGAAGCCCAAAGTGGGAGGTGCCTATTTCATACAGGTCCGGAAAGGCCAGGGCAAAGGTCAGGTCAACCTGGGACAGGTCTTTTTTCACTGTGTTGATTTCATTGCCGGAATACCGGGTCGGGGTCTGGACCCGGTTAAGGATGTATTGATAATTTTGTTTGTGCATGATACTGATTTTTATAATAACCTTTACCTATTTCAAAATCAGTAAATATATATTTTAAAAACGGAAATTGCAATGAAAAGAACCAAGATAAAGGCAGTACTGGATATGGCTAACCCACCGGGTGAGGTCTTTGTACAGGGATGGGTCCGGACCAAAAGGGATGCAAAGGATTTTAGTTTTATTGAACTCAATGACGGTTCCTGTCTGGCCAATATCCAGGTGATTGCCGGAAACGACCTAGCTGAATACAGTGAGGTGGAAAAATTGACCACAGGGTCTGCGGCCGGCGTAACCGGACAGCTGGTGGCATCACCCGGCAAGGGCCAGAAGTGGGAAATCCAGGCCACTGCCGTGGATGTGATCAGCATTGCCCCGGAAAATTATCCGTTACAGAAAAAACGGCATACAGATGAATTTTTGCGCAGTATTGCCCATCTTAGGCCCCGGACCAACAAATACGGTGCTGCGTTCAGGATCAGATCCCGGATGGCCCAGGCCATTCATGCCTTTTATCTGGACAAGGGCTTTTATTATCTTCACTCTCCATTGATCACAGGCTCTGACTGCGAGGGTGCAGGAGAGATGTTCCGGGTCACAGGCCTTGATCCGGCGGATGTGCAAAAACAGGGGCAAATGGATTTTTCCAAAGATTTTTTCGGTCAGGAAGCCAATCTCACCGTATCCGGCCAACTCTCTGCTGAAATGTTTGCCCTTTCCCTGGGGGATGTCTATACCTTCAGCCCAACTTTCAGGGCGGAAAATTCCAATACCCGGCGCCATGCTGCAGAATTCTGGATGCTGGAACCGGAAATGGCCTTCTGTGATCTTGACGGCGATATGGACCATGCCGAAGAGCTGGTTAAATATCTGGTCAGCCATGCCATGGCGCATTGCAAAGAAGATCTGGATCTGTTCATGCGTTTTGTGGACAAAAACCTGGGACCGCGGCTGGAAACCTTGGTCAGCAAACCCTTTGCCCGGCTGACTTACACTGACGCCGTGGAGATTTTGAAAAAAAGCGGCAAAACATTTGAATATCCGGTTGAGTACGGCATTGACCTGCAGTCTGAACACGAGCGGTTTCTGGCTGAAGAACATTGTAAGACACCGGTATTTCTTACGGAT comes from uncultured Desulfobacter sp. and encodes:
- a CDS encoding Rne/Rng family ribonuclease encodes the protein MLKELVVNCAPHETRVALLENGTIVEVFNERRDDTSISGNIYKGRVQRVLPGMQAAFVDIGFDQAAFLYVDDVLDSASLKLCRQLEQDADAEEQDDDEPAVDDMDQESESWKPPAPECAIQGLLVEGQEILVQVAKSSIGSKGPRVTTHISLAGRYMVLMPTVDHIGISRRITDETERARLRDMLKGLRKNNFGYIFRTQAKDIDDVTLSKEIDFLNNTWQDIQDKNRTISATALVYKDLNATFRAVRDLLANEADKLVIDSKTEYDSVQNFLKKLMPDVNLSVELYQDKEPIFDAYNIEGDITRALKQKVWLKSGGYIIIEQTEALVAIDVNTGRYVGKRNFDETILKTNLEAVKEIAYQVRLRNIGGIIIIDFIDMRKTAHKDKVMAQMHEAMKKDKSQTNVLPLTELGLVQMTRKRTRRNLTRTLCEPCFYCNGNGYLLSGKSICYKIYRDLAAEARDMMGNRFTVKVHPEIAQLFHGSENHLLVSLESKFSKPISIYPEPHYHIEEYHIFESLAPKTSKRED
- a CDS encoding TIGR03960 family B12-binding radical SAM protein, which gives rise to MHKQNYQYILNRVQTPTRYSGNEINTVKKDLSQVDLTFALAFPDLYEIGTSHFGLQILYSILNKRDDIAAERFFAPAPDMEALMREKKVPCLSMETRTPLDRFDIIGVSLLYELNFTNILTLFDLSGIPFYADQRDDNFPLIIAGGPCAFNPEPLADFFDAFIIGDGEQVITQVADTVIAFKKEGDGKKKTLLRMLSRIEGVYVPSFFTVSRDSDGHQILTPLYEDYSRIKRAILPELTFADFPISPIVPFGKPVHDRLRLEIARGCSRGCRFCQAGMIYRPVRERSLEDLLEIAKASLATTGYSDISLLSLSTGDYSQLPALMEALLLLSQGQCNAISLPSIRAEKLTPQLMELIKSVRKTGFTIAPEAGTQRLRDIINKNLTEDSIAKTVENALSLGWKNIKLYFMTGLPFEQMDDIQGIADFSQRLASTYTKGKQMINVSATCFIPKSHTPFQNHAQMTLDQTLEKLQYLKDNLRHPKVKLKWQDPKMSLLEGVWSRGDRALSPLLVKAFELGCRLDGWSDHFNFSLWEQALEATGIDPAFYTSRQRAPGEPLPWDHIDSGIKKSFLESEFKKAEEMALTPDCREDACTGCGICNFKTIAPVVQKNNADQEALSEQSLDKKSEKKPNGQSDRLPDEAFIKYELKFSKLEDARFFGHLEMATIFQRAVKRTGFAVKYSKGFNPSMRMSFATALPLGMESEEESLYIYLEKGLKPHRIMPDLNEQLPRGIEVTDCALFRKSPQPPTPRDTYQISFAEPCIRQPELDRFLALSEFMVEDMSKKGKIRKTDLRKALSSVRLISPIRLEMTLTPYNARIIRPTEILTKGFGLDDTAVTDARIKKLKSN
- the asnS gene encoding asparagine--tRNA ligase — its product is MKRTKIKAVLDMANPPGEVFVQGWVRTKRDAKDFSFIELNDGSCLANIQVIAGNDLAEYSEVEKLTTGSAAGVTGQLVASPGKGQKWEIQATAVDVISIAPENYPLQKKRHTDEFLRSIAHLRPRTNKYGAAFRIRSRMAQAIHAFYLDKGFYYLHSPLITGSDCEGAGEMFRVTGLDPADVQKQGQMDFSKDFFGQEANLTVSGQLSAEMFALSLGDVYTFSPTFRAENSNTRRHAAEFWMLEPEMAFCDLDGDMDHAEELVKYLVSHAMAHCKEDLDLFMRFVDKNLGPRLETLVSKPFARLTYTDAVEILKKSGKTFEYPVEYGIDLQSEHERFLAEEHCKTPVFLTDYPRQIKPFYMRMNDDGQTVAAMDLLVPGIGELIGGSQREERLNVLEARMDEIGLDKDPYWWYLDSRRFGTVPHAGFGMGFERFLMMITGISNIRDVIAFPRTPGSIDF